A portion of the Symphalangus syndactylus isolate Jambi chromosome 13, NHGRI_mSymSyn1-v2.1_pri, whole genome shotgun sequence genome contains these proteins:
- the ZNF791 gene encoding zinc finger protein 791 codes for MDSVAFEDVSVSFSQEEWALLAPSQKKLYRDVMQETFKNLASIGEKWEDPSVEDQHKNQGRNLRSHMGERLCEGKEGSQCAETFSPNLSVTKKTAGVKPYECTICGKVFMRLSSLTRHMRSHTGYELFEKPYKCKECGKAFSYLKSFQRHERSHTGEKPYKCKQCGKTFIYHQPFQRHERTHNGEKPYECKQCGKALSCSSSLRVHERIHTGEKPYECKQCGKAFSCSSSIRVHERTHTGEKPYACKECGKAFISHTSVLTHMITHNGDRPYKCKECGKAFIFPSFLRVHERIHTGEKPYKCKQCGKAFRCSTSIQIHERIHTGEKPYKCKECGKSFSARAAFRVHLRVHTGEKPYKCKECEKAFSRISYFRIHERTHTGEKPYECKKCGKTFNYPLDLQIHRRNHTGEKPYECKECAKTFISLENFRRHMITHTGDGPYKCRDCGKVFIFPSALRTHERTHTGEKPYECKQCGKAFSCSSYIRIHKRTHTGEKPYECKECGKAFIYPTSFHGHMRMHTGEKPYKCKECGKAFSLHSSFQRHARVHNCEKSLECKQCGKAFSVSTSLKKHMRMHNR; via the exons ATG GACTCAGTGGCTTTTGAGGATGTGTCTGTGAGCTTCAGCCAGGAGGAGTGGGCTCTGCTGGCTCCTTCACAGAAGAAACTCTACAGAGATGTGATGCAGGAAACATTCAAGAACCTGGCATCTATAG GGGAAAAATGGGAAGACCCGAGTGTTGAAGATCAACACAAAAACCAAGGACGAAATCTAAG AAGCCATATGGGAGAGAGACTCTGTGAAGGTAAAGAAGGTAGTCAATGTGCAGAAACCTTCAGTCCCAATCTCAGTGTGACGAAGAAGACTGCTGGAGTAAAACCATATGAATGTACTATCTGTGGAAAAGTCTTCATGCGTCTTTCATCCCTTACTAGACACATGAGGTCTCACACTGGATATGAGCTATTTGAGAAGCCATataaatgtaaggaatgtgggaaagcctttagtTATCTCAAATCCTTTCAAAGACATGAAAGGAgtcacactggagaaaaaccctatAAATGTAAACAATGTGGAAAAACCTTCATATATCACCAACCCTTTCAAAGACATGAGCGGACTCACAATGGagaaaaaccctatgaatgtaagcaaTGTGGAAAAGCTCTTAGTTGTTCCAGTTCGCTTCGAGTTCATGAAAGGattcacactggagaaaagccctatgaatgtaaacaatgtgggaaagccttcagttgTTCCAGTTCTATTCGAGTACACGaaagaactcacactggagagaaaccctatgcgtgtaaggaatgtgggaaagccttcatttCCCACACAAGTGTTCTAACACACATGATAACACACAACGGAGATAGACCTTATAAATGCAAGGAATGTGGGAAGGCATTCATTTTTCCCAGTTTTTTACGAGTACATgaaagaattcacactggagagaaaccctataaatgtaaaCAATGTGGTAAAGCCTTCAGATGTTCCACCTCCATTCAAATTCATgaaagaattcatactggagagaagccctataaatgtaaagaatgtgggaaatCTTTCAGTGCACGCGCAGCCTTTCGAGTACACCTGAGAGtgcatactggagagaaaccctataagTGTAAAGAATGTGAGAAAGCCTTTAGTAGGATCAGTTACTTTCGAATACATGAAAGGactcacactggagaaaaaccctaCGAATGTAAAAAATGTGGGAAAACCTTCAATTATCCTCTAGATTTGCAAATCCACAGGAGAAatcacactggagaaaaaccctatgAGTGTAAGGAATGTGCAAAAACCTTCATTTCTCTCGAGAACTTTCGAAGACACATGATCACCCACACTGGAGACGGACCTTATAAATGTAGGGACTGTGGGAAGGTGTTCATTTTTCCTAGTGCATTACGAACACATGaaagaactcacactggagagaaaccctatgaatgtaaacaatgtggaaaagcctttagTTGTTCTAGTTACATTCGGATACATAAAAGAACTCACACTGGggagaaaccttatgaatgtaaggaatgcgGGAAGGCCTTTATTTATCCCACAAGCTTTCACGGACACATGAGAAtgcatactggagagaaaccctataaatgtaaaGAATGCGGGAAGGCCTTTAGTCTTCACAGTTCCTTTCAAAGACATGCAAGAGTTCACAATTGTGAGAAATCTCTTGAATGTAAGcaatgtggaaaagccttcagTGTGTCCACATCCTTAAAAAAACATATGAGAATGCACAATCGATAG